In Oscillospiraceae bacterium, the DNA window GCACCACTTCAGCGACGTGGTGGAGACTGTCCTGATGGGGATGCTGTATGCCGCGCAGGTGCAGACGATGATGCCCAAGGTAAAGAGCCAAAACTTTCCGGGCATGGAGCTTATCCGCCCCCTCTACTGCGTGCACGAGGACGACATCTTGGCCTGGAAACGCTACAACGATCTGGAATTCATCCAGTGCGCCTGCCGGTTCACGGAGGACTGCACGCTGTGCGCCGGCGGGGGCGGCGGGTCGAAGCGCCAGGACGTCAAGGCGCTCTTGCGCCGGCTGAAACGCGACAACAAAGATGTGGAAAAGTGCATCTTCCAGAGTATCCACAAGGTCAACCTCGACACGGTCGTCGGCTACAAACAAAAAGGCGTCTCCCACAACTTTCTAGAGTGGTACGACGCCTAACTAACATCTACTTTTAAATAATTATCAATTATCAATTATCAAGCGGGGGTGTATCCATGAGCATTCGCGCGCTGTACCAGTCTGGCCGGCCCGTTGTGTCGTTTGAGGTGTTTCCGCCCAAACAGGACACCGGCATCGACGACATCTACGAGGCGCTGGCGCGGCTGGCCGCGCTCGCCCCGGACTTCATCAGCGTCACCTACGGTGCGGGCGGCAGCGGCAGCGTCAACCGGACCGCGGAGATCGCCGCCGCCGTCCGGCGGCGGTACGGCATCCGGGCAATGGCCCACCTCACCTGCGTGGGCGCCGAACGCGGCCGTGTGGCGGCCCAGCTCGACGCGATGCGGGCCGAGGGCATCCGCAATGTGCTGGCTCTGCGCGGGGACGATCCGGAGGATGTGCCGCCGGGGGCGTATCGTTGCGCCGAGGAACTGATCCGCGAGATCCGTGCGCGCGGCGACTTCTGCATCGGAGCGGCCTGCTACCCGGAGGGGCACATCGACTGCGAAAGTCCGGCGCGCGACATCGAATACCTGCGCCGCAAACAGGACGCCGGCGCGGATTTTCTGGTCAGTCAGCTCTTTTTTGACAACAATCTGTTCTTTCGATTTTTAGAAAACGCGCGTGCGGCCGGCGTGACGATCCCAATCTCGGCGGGCGTGATGCCGATTTTGGGCCGCAAGCAGATCGAGCGGATGATCTTCCTGTGCGGGGCGTCTTTGCCCTCGGAGATCATCAAGTTGCTGCACCGCCACGCGCGAAGCCCCGCCGACCTGCGCGCGGCCGGGATCGAACACGCGGCCCGGCAGGTCGAAACCCTGTTGGCCGGCGGTGTGGACGGCGTGCACATTTATACGATGAACAAGCCGGAGATCGCGGCGACCTGCATGGCCCGGATCGGCCGGGCGTAAACCGGAGCGGACGCGCCGGGCGGACAGGACGAAAGGAAGGACGAGAGGTGGACCGGACAAAGACGGAGGTGCTGCGATATCTGGGCCGCCGGCGCCAGGCGGTGCCGGCGGAGCTGGACGCGCTGGTGGAATCCTGCATGGCGCTCATGCGCGAGACCGCCGCACCCCGGCATGTCTGGCGGACCTTTGACGTGGAGGACAGGGCGGACGGTCTTGCCCCGGCCGGCACGGAGCTGATGCT includes these proteins:
- a CDS encoding methylenetetrahydrofolate reductase, yielding MSIRALYQSGRPVVSFEVFPPKQDTGIDDIYEALARLAALAPDFISVTYGAGGSGSVNRTAEIAAAVRRRYGIRAMAHLTCVGAERGRVAAQLDAMRAEGIRNVLALRGDDPEDVPPGAYRCAEELIREIRARGDFCIGAACYPEGHIDCESPARDIEYLRRKQDAGADFLVSQLFFDNNLFFRFLENARAAGVTIPISAGVMPILGRKQIERMIFLCGASLPSEIIKLLHRHARSPADLRAAGIEHAARQVETLLAGGVDGVHIYTMNKPEIAATCMARIGRA